The following coding sequences are from one Deltaproteobacteria bacterium window:
- a CDS encoding hydrogenase maturation protease, with protein MSVSAYFDTPVVVLGCGNPLFGDDGIGPAAVEYLLCNFDIPRNVTVMNAGTGVRNLLFDIVLGDGTVKKLIVVDAIDAGRTPGEILVIDPADIAPKKLFDFSMHQMPTSNLLLELKDHCGVDVRIISVQVQCIPDVVRPGLSEPLSRSLPSLCGKILAECAAG; from the coding sequence GTGTCCGTGTCGGCATATTTTGATACCCCCGTCGTGGTCCTGGGCTGCGGCAACCCGCTTTTCGGCGACGACGGGATCGGCCCCGCCGCCGTGGAGTACCTGCTTTGTAATTTCGATATCCCCCGCAACGTAACGGTGATGAACGCGGGAACCGGCGTCAGGAACCTGCTGTTCGACATCGTGCTCGGGGACGGAACCGTGAAAAAGCTTATCGTCGTCGACGCGATAGACGCCGGGAGGACTCCCGGGGAAATCCTGGTGATCGACCCCGCCGATATCGCTCCGAAGAAACTTTTCGATTTTTCCATGCACCAGATGCCCACTTCGAACCTGCTGCTGGAATTGAAGGATCATTGCGGGGTGGACGTGAGGATCATTTCGGTACAGGTTCAATGCATCCCGGATGTCGTGCGCCCCGGGCTCTCGGAGCCGCTTTCCCGCTCGCTGCCGTCGCTCTGCGGCAAAATTCTCGCGGAGTGCGCCGCAGGCTGA
- a CDS encoding site-specific DNA-methyltransferase → MDPYYTTQLGAAYLGDSRDVLSRVPDGSINLVFTSPPYALHFKKAYGNVEKREYVDWFIGFAREIHRILPGDGSFVLNIGGSFNPGEPTRSLYHFKLLIALVEDVGFHLAQECFWYNPAKMPTPAEWVNVRRVRIKDSVEYVWWLAKTPWPKADNRKVLKSYSKDMIRLNQRGVRATIRPSGHNIKSTFDKIDAGGSIPSNVVEEMILPEDLLRFGNNSATDAYTKQCKAAGIPIHPARFPAALPEFFIKLLTNDGDIVLDPFAGSNTAGAVAEGLGRRWLSIDCVESYLEGSKFRFE, encoded by the coding sequence ATGGACCCATATTACACGACGCAACTGGGGGCTGCTTACCTTGGGGATTCCCGCGATGTTTTGTCCAGAGTTCCGGATGGATCGATAAACCTGGTGTTTACTTCGCCACCGTACGCGCTCCACTTTAAGAAAGCGTACGGAAATGTCGAAAAGCGGGAGTACGTCGATTGGTTCATCGGGTTTGCCCGGGAAATTCATCGCATTCTCCCGGGGGACGGCAGCTTTGTGCTGAATATCGGCGGGAGTTTCAACCCCGGTGAACCGACCCGTTCCTTGTACCATTTCAAGTTGCTGATTGCATTGGTCGAGGATGTCGGCTTCCATCTGGCGCAGGAATGTTTCTGGTATAACCCGGCCAAGATGCCGACCCCGGCTGAGTGGGTCAACGTACGACGTGTACGGATCAAGGATTCGGTGGAATATGTCTGGTGGTTGGCGAAAACCCCATGGCCGAAAGCCGACAATCGGAAGGTGTTGAAGTCCTACAGCAAGGACATGATACGTCTGAACCAGAGGGGCGTGAGGGCGACCATACGCCCCTCGGGCCATAACATCAAATCTACTTTCGACAAAATCGATGCGGGAGGATCTATCCCGTCGAACGTAGTGGAAGAGATGATCCTCCCGGAAGACTTGCTCCGGTTCGGTAACAACTCCGCGACGGACGCCTATACAAAGCAGTGCAAAGCAGCAGGGATACCGATCCATCCTGCGCGTTTTCCTGCCGCGCTTCCCGAGTTTTTCATCAAGTTGTTGACGAATGATGGAGACATCGTGCTCGACCCCTTCGCAGGTTCGAACACTGCGGGGGCAGTGGCGGAGGGACTTGGGCGGCGGTGGTTGTCAATCGATTGCGTTGAATCCTACCTCGAAGGAAGCAAGTTTAGATTCGAATAA
- a CDS encoding hydrogenase: protein MKLSAGKLPPGLLERRIFRHLGTRRKEVVVGPSIGVDGAAVRVGGRILVSSMDPITGAMEQIGWLAVNINANDVATFGVRPAWFSSCLLFPEHATEAIVGTVCRQIDRAARKLGMAVIGGHSEVTPGLTFPIAVGCCMGMTERGRYVTAGGAQPGDNLILTKSAGMEGTAILATDRRPLLAGSLGNSVVKKAAAFLRRISVVEDALLAYGTGGVTAMHDPTEGGVANGIHEMADASKKGFRIFEEKIPIAEETGRICGFFRIDPLCLIASGSLLIAAERNSSGKVVNILRKSGIAAAVIGSILSSQRKRRIVRRNGEEEELVRPASDHLWRALER from the coding sequence ATGAAGCTTTCGGCCGGAAAGCTGCCGCCGGGCCTGCTGGAACGACGGATCTTCCGGCATCTCGGGACACGGCGAAAAGAGGTAGTAGTCGGGCCGTCCATCGGCGTGGACGGAGCTGCCGTTCGGGTCGGCGGCCGGATCCTCGTGTCGTCCATGGACCCGATTACGGGCGCCATGGAACAGATCGGGTGGCTGGCCGTGAACATCAACGCCAACGATGTCGCCACTTTCGGCGTGCGCCCCGCCTGGTTCTCTTCCTGCCTCCTGTTTCCGGAACACGCAACGGAAGCGATCGTCGGAACCGTTTGCCGGCAGATCGACAGGGCCGCAAGGAAGCTCGGCATGGCGGTGATCGGGGGGCACTCCGAGGTCACCCCCGGGCTTACCTTTCCGATCGCCGTCGGTTGCTGCATGGGGATGACGGAGCGCGGACGTTATGTAACCGCCGGAGGCGCGCAACCCGGCGACAACCTGATCCTCACGAAATCGGCAGGCATGGAGGGCACGGCGATTCTCGCCACGGACAGGCGCCCCCTGCTCGCCGGCAGCCTGGGAAACTCCGTCGTGAAAAAGGCGGCTGCATTCCTGCGCCGAATCAGCGTGGTGGAAGACGCCCTTCTCGCGTACGGGACGGGCGGCGTGACAGCCATGCACGACCCCACGGAGGGCGGAGTCGCCAACGGAATCCACGAAATGGCCGATGCATCGAAAAAGGGCTTCAGGATCTTCGAGGAGAAGATACCGATCGCCGAAGAGACCGGCCGCATATGCGGGTTTTTCCGGATCGACCCGCTGTGCCTCATCGCGTCCGGCAGCCTCCTGATAGCCGCCGAAAGGAATTCATCCGGCAAGGTCGTGAACATACTTCGTAAAAGCGGGATAGCCGCCGCGGTAATAGGCAGCATCCTGTCATCGCAGCGGAAACGACGCATCGTGAGGCGGAACGGCGAAGAGGAAGAGCTGGTCAGGCCTGCCTCGGACCATCTCTGGCGGGCCCTGGAGCGGTAA